Genomic window (Terriglobus sp. TAA 43):
AGTCTTCTTCTGATGTCTCATAGGATCAAGGACGGAATTTCTCTTGATCGTTGGAACGGGCGTTGATCTGACCGAAATCTCGCGGATACAGGATTCCGTGGATCGATTCGGCGATCGTTTTCTCAATCGCATCTTTACGCCGCGCGAAATCGCCTATTGCATGCGTAAGAAAAACTGCGCGGAAAGCCTGGCAGCGCGCTTCGCCGCCAAGGAGGCAGGAGCCAAGGCCCTCGGAACCGGCATCGCACGCGGCGTAAGCTGGCGCGAGATTGAGGTGACACATCTTCGCGGCGGCCGGCCCACGCTTCTCTTTCATGGCCGCGCAGCCGAAAGAGCCGCTACGATGGGAGTGACCGCTGCGCATCTCAGCCTGTCCCATGGCCGCGACCTCGCCATTGCACAGGTAGTTCTCGAAAGCCTGCCAACGGCTTGAAACGAAAGTTACCGGAATTGCATCCATTTAACGTAAGCTCTCGTTTGAAACGAACTGGCCGGGGTAAGCACCATCGCTCCGCACATTGTTGATCTATTAGGAGTAACCCTGCACGCATGCCCAGCCAGAGTGAAGTGAAGTGGTCGCAGTTGAAGGTTGGCATAGTGGTCATCGTCTCGCTGTCCCTGTTGATCACGCTCCTGTTCCTGATGACCAGCGCGCAGGGGCTGGGCCTGTTCTCGCGCAAGCTGACCCTCTACACCTACTTTGAAAATGCTGCAGGCGTAAAAGAAGGCGCAGCCGTCAACCTGCAGGGCGTCACCATCGGCACCGTCAAATCGGTCAACGTGGTGCACGATCCCACGCGCAAACTGACGCCGATCCAGGT
Coding sequences:
- the acpS gene encoding holo-ACP synthase: MIVGTGVDLTEISRIQDSVDRFGDRFLNRIFTPREIAYCMRKKNCAESLAARFAAKEAGAKALGTGIARGVSWREIEVTHLRGGRPTLLFHGRAAERAATMGVTAAHLSLSHGRDLAIAQVVLESLPTA